The following proteins are co-located in the Chryseobacterium daecheongense genome:
- a CDS encoding F0F1 ATP synthase subunit epsilon has product MNIKILTPEYVVFEGEVNSVLLPGKNGEFHIMKNHAGIVSSLINGKVKLFVNSVDEAYAKNLTRENEKDSVFSYSIKSGVVEFNHNKGIILCE; this is encoded by the coding sequence ATGAATATAAAAATTTTAACACCAGAATACGTAGTTTTTGAAGGCGAGGTAAACTCTGTTTTACTTCCGGGAAAAAATGGTGAATTTCACATCATGAAAAACCACGCAGGAATCGTTTCTTCATTAATTAATGGTAAAGTAAAGCTGTTTGTGAATTCTGTCGATGAAGCTTATGCCAAGAACCTTACCAGAGAGAATGAAAAAGATTCTGTTTTTTCTTATTCTATCAAAAGCGGTGTTGTAGAATTTAATCATAATAAAGGAATTATCCTTTGTGAGTAA